The window tttccaaaCAATggtttcctccataccgaacacacccttagttcAAAtggtttttctttaatttttgaaACTCTTCCAAAATTATACAATGACACACAAATATTTAGTCTATTTgatcaagcttctaaaatcaacttattttaaaaagtgtttttcaaaaaagttaTTTTGGCAAAAAAAGTTATCtttggtcaattaatttaaaaagcatttttgagcagcaattagtattTACCCAAGCTTATAAAAAGCGCTTCTAAagtgtattttctcaaaagtgtttttagGCAGAAGATATTTTTTTAGCTTTTAAAAAATAGCTTTTTTTTGTAATTAAGATATTTTATTTACCAAGGGAAAATATGTACAATCAGAACAAAACCCCACAATTGGGCATGATCCCAACTCTGCCAAAGTCTAGTATTTCCTTCCCAGTTTCTTAACTCCTCTCCTATGCATGTGATCAGTCTACTTCTTCCTACTTTCTCCTATGGATAGTAATTCAAATCTTTAGCACCCCAGCCAACTTCGGAAATATAGCACCCCTGCAATGCATTTCTCATACTATGAGCTTGCAAATAACCTCGACATGTCTCTAGTCATTTTGAAATATCCTATTGTTCCTTCCATTTTGAGATATCCTATTGTTTCTTTACTGCCAGATGAAATATATGTTATAGGCCAACATCACTCTATAAACTTGAGCTTTATCATTCTTCCCATTTGCATGTTGTATTGCCCAATTTTGTTCTTCAGTCCACTTTAGAGCTTGTCGTTGCACCCTTGCCACTTTAACAACTTAGTCCAGATAGTTCTGGAATAAGGGCGGTGAAAAAATAAATGCTCCACCTCCTCATCCACTGCTCCACACAACCCACATGCTTTGTTATTTATCATTCCCCATTTTGCCAATCTAACTCTTGTGTACAACTTGTTGTGAGCGACTATCCTAAGAGTGAAAATCCATTTTGGATGACCAAGATTGTTACACACTAGCCTCCTCCAAGAAACCTTAGCGAAAGTTCCTCTGAGCTACTAATAGATCTTCTTAATTGAGTATTGGTCCATAGCTAAAACAACTTGATATGAACAGCCAGCTACACTAAAGTACTCTCTTGCCTTCGGTGTCTTTTTGATGATCCAGGATGCAGTCTTTGCATGGACCTCCCATATTGGATTATGCTTTATATAATAAATGTGGATCCATTGAATCCACAATTTATCCTTCTTGTGGCAAATATTCCATAGATGCCTGCTTATTACGGCCTTGTTCCACAGCCCGATGTCCACTAGATTCAGGCCACCTACTGTCTGTGGTGTGCATATTTTGTGCCATGCCAGAGGAGCCTTTTTTGTATTCTCAACTTGCCCAGTCCACAGGAACTTCCTCCACACAGCCTTAATCATCTTAATAATCTTCTTAGGTAGCACAAAGATTTGTGCCCAAAAGGTCTGTATGGAAAACAACACACTTTTTATCAACTGTAATCTACCAGCATATGATAAACTTTTAGTTATCCAGGATGTCACCCTTCCTACCATTTGCTCCCAAAGAGGATTACATTGTGTAATAGTTATTCTTTTGGTACTTCGAGGAACTCCTAGATACCTCACTGGTAGTTCTCCCTTTTTAAACCCCAAATGATCCAGTATTTGTTGTTGCACCATATCGTTTACTCTACATAAGAACACAGAGCTTTTGTTCTTGTTCACCATTAGTCCAGAAGCTAGGGAGAATTGTTGAAAGCATTCGTATAGAATTTGGATTGAACCCCAAGTCACCTCTACAGAATAACAATAGGTCATCTGCAAACCTAGCTGCACAATATGTAACTTCTCACACTTTAGATGGTAGTTGAAGTCTGGGAGATgtttaaatttcttcaagcttctGGTCAAATACTCCATTGCCAAAACAAATAGGAACGGAGACAGGGGATCTCCTTGTCTAAGGCCTTTTCTAGCTGCAAATGGTTCTGTTGGACATCTATTAATTAAGATCGAATAGGTGACACTTTGGATACATGTCATTATCCAACTTACAAATTGCCCGGGAAAAGCTAGTCCATATAGAATTTGTTCAAGATATATCCATTTCAAAGAGTCATAAGCTTTCTGCATGTCAAGCTTGAGCATGCATCTTGGTGACACCCCTTTTCTCCCGTATCCCTTAACCAACTCGTAGCTAAGTATTATATTGTCTGTGATCACTCTACCGGGTACAAAAGCTGATTGCCCTTTATCAACCAAACTATCCATGACAACCTGTAATCTCTTGGTAAGAACTTTGGATATAATCTTGTAGAGAGTGGTACAACAAGAGATGGTCTATATTCTTTCACTGATGAAGGGTGATTGACCTTTGGTATCAAAGTGACTTGAGTGCAATTAACTGGTGATACATTTGACTGGTAGTAAAGAACTTGAGAACTGCATCAGTGATTTCCTCTCCTATTATGGACCAAGTTTGCTTGAAGAAATAAGCATTTAGTCCATCACACCCGGAGCCTTCAAATCATTTATATCTTTCAAAGCCTCGTAAACTTCCTATCTAGTAACTGGTCTGATAAGTGTTTGTTGCTACTTCTTTGTCAAAACAGGTCTTTCTCTTATTATATTGGGATTAATTGCTGGTAGTCTAGTATTGTTTGATCCCAATAGTGTTTTATAGAACCCCAAGTATCTCACTTTGTACTTCTGAATCAGTTTGTAAGATGCAACCTTGAGCATTACCGAGGTTCCTTATGTGGTTCAAGGACTGTTTATTCTTCATATTGGCAAAAAAATAGGCAGTATTAGAATCGCCCAACCTCAACCACTGTATTCTTGATTTTTGCCTATATACACTTTCCTCAATTTTACTCCACTTCTCTAGTTGTATTTTTAGCTCTTTTTCATCTGCAATAAGTTGTGGTGTTGGTATGCTATTCCCCATCTGGACTTGAACTTGTTTCAGCTGACTTCTGATAGTGTTTAGTTTTTCCTCCACTCCTCTAAACTGTGTAGTATTTAAAGTCTTCAAATGATACTTCACAACCTTTAGCTTATTCCATGTTGTTCTCAAGTTCACATGTGAGTCAGTATGTTTCCAACGGCCTGCAACGAGAGGCATGAACTGAGGGCTTTCCACTAGGCAGTTGAGGAATTTAAAAGATCTCTCTCTATTTTGTGATAACTGCTGGAACCTGATCCATAAAGGAGAATGATCAAAAAAGTTTGGCTCCATAATCAGCACTCGTTCTGAGGTCATCTGTGTTATCCATGTAGAATTGACAATGGCCCTATCAATCCTGCTATAAACATGGTTATTAGTCCATGTATAAGACCTTCCTACATAGTGTAGATCTGTTAATCCACAATCATCAAGGCAATCTTGAAAATCCCTAGTTTCCACATCCTTGAATGGAGTGCCTTTTTGTCTATCTTCTAAATTCAATACAACATTATAATCACCCATTTCCAACCAAGAGCCTTAGGTTATTTAATTCAGACTTCTTAGCTTACTCCATAAActccttctatcttagattgtATGCAACCCATATATAGCAGTAAAGTGAAAAACTTGTTGTAGATTATAGATTCTAATCATACAATGTATATATTGACAGCCTGATTCCATCAACTTAAAGTCAATAAGGCTGGGATTCCAGACAACCCATATCCTTCCTTTATTAGTGGCACTCATATTTGAGCACCATGACCAACCTGGCACAATAAATTTGAGTGCCTTGGATGCCTTCATATCATTCATTCTATGCTCCATAATACCTATCAAAGCAATTTTATTCACCTTTAGAAACACCTGTAACTCCCTTTTCTTATGGGCTTGGTTCAACCCTCTAACATTCCAAGTGACAATCATTGGGACAGTATGTGGAAATTATTATCGCCTCCTTCGTTCTCCTTACTACATTGACCTCTTTCTTTACTTGTCAATCCTGAGATGGTGATATCTTTACTGCTCAACGGATCATATCCATTTTTAGTATTGACATTGTTCTCATCACCCATTACACCTTTTGCTGGCTTGGCTGCAGATTTCCCTATTACAACAGTCTACTTATCAGGACATTGTGTTGGGGCAGTTGTGTTTCTTGTTATGGATACATCAGCTATAATATTTATGGGAGCAATTACAATCTTCA is drawn from Lycium barbarum isolate Lr01 chromosome 8, ASM1917538v2, whole genome shotgun sequence and contains these coding sequences:
- the LOC132608002 gene encoding uncharacterized protein LOC132608002; translated protein: MGDYNVVLNLEDRQKGTPFKDVETRDFQDCLDDCGLTDLHYVGRSYTWTNNHVYSRIDRAIVNSTWITQMTSERVLIMEPNFFDHSPLWIRFQQLSQNRERSFKFLNCLVESPQFMPLVAGRWKHTDSHVNLRTTWNKLKVVKYHLKTLNTTQFRGVEEKLNTIRSQLKQVQVQMGNSIPTPQLIADEKELKIQLEKWSKIEESVYRQKSRIQWLRLGDSNTAYFFANMKNKQSLNHIRNLGNAQGCILQTDSEVQSEILGVL